The Thermoplasmata archaeon genome includes a window with the following:
- a CDS encoding IS630 family transposase, translating to MPQSATPGPPPDAEVHLSVSQRRTWTDLIRCRTAPQREVERAQIVLLASRRWRNAAIARHLHLAVNTVRLWRRRFVEDPDHGLEDRPRTGRPRRYTDLDRATVIAIACELPAHRGLPLSRFSHADIAREVAREIRPAPSRTTIARWLRADSLRPWQYRYWKFPRDPSFRERAEPVIDLYHRRWEGRPLGPNEYVLSADEKTCIQVLQRTHPTVPPSPHHSIRVEHEYARGEPVIYLAAVDVGGGKVFGDLPEANTKVTFYRFVDRVMAREPYRSAARVFWILDHGHSHHPATFGYWMTRRYPNATPVYTPTHSSWLNVIENYFSSLTRKALTPNDFPSPEALRERIRGFERWRNRPPRPIHWTFDREDLDQLMERWAGEGIRLEHASTSA from the coding sequence ATGCCGCAGAGCGCCACCCCCGGTCCTCCTCCCGATGCCGAAGTCCACCTCTCTGTCTCCCAACGGCGGACGTGGACCGACCTCATCCGTTGTCGAACCGCCCCTCAGCGTGAAGTGGAACGGGCCCAGATCGTTCTCCTCGCCTCTCGCAGATGGCGCAATGCCGCCATCGCCCGCCACCTGCACCTCGCCGTCAACACCGTCCGGCTCTGGCGTCGTAGGTTCGTCGAGGATCCCGACCATGGCCTGGAGGATCGGCCGCGCACGGGCAGACCCCGCCGCTATACCGATCTCGATCGGGCTACCGTCATCGCCATCGCCTGCGAACTCCCCGCTCATCGGGGCCTGCCGCTGAGTCGCTTCTCTCACGCCGATATCGCACGGGAAGTCGCGCGGGAGATCCGCCCTGCTCCGAGCCGCACCACCATCGCCCGATGGTTGCGCGCGGATTCCTTGCGGCCGTGGCAATATCGCTACTGGAAGTTCCCGCGCGACCCGAGCTTCCGGGAACGGGCCGAGCCGGTGATCGACCTCTATCACCGCCGATGGGAAGGCCGTCCCCTCGGTCCGAACGAGTATGTGCTCTCGGCGGACGAGAAGACCTGCATCCAAGTGCTCCAACGAACCCACCCGACGGTGCCCCCTTCGCCCCACCACTCGATCCGAGTCGAGCACGAATATGCACGGGGAGAACCGGTCATCTACCTCGCTGCCGTCGATGTCGGGGGTGGGAAGGTCTTCGGAGACCTCCCCGAGGCGAACACGAAGGTGACCTTCTATCGGTTCGTCGACCGAGTGATGGCGCGGGAGCCGTATCGCTCCGCCGCTCGAGTCTTCTGGATCCTCGACCACGGCCACTCGCACCATCCGGCGACCTTCGGGTACTGGATGACCCGCCGGTATCCGAACGCCACTCCGGTCTACACGCCGACCCACTCGAGCTGGCTCAACGTCATCGAGAACTACTTCTCTTCCCTCACCCGCAAGGCGCTGACCCCGAACGATTTCCCGAGTCCGGAGGCCCTCCGGGAACGGATCCGCGGCTTCGAACGATGGCGCAACCGACCGCCCCGACCTATCCACTGGACATTCGACCGAGAAGACTTGGACCAGCTGATGGAACGATGGGCGGGCGAAGGGATTAGGTTGGAGCACGCCTCGACCTCGGCGTGA
- a CDS encoding DUF3800 domain-containing protein, producing the protein MPDLTLFLDESGGRPWPKPWGKNPDLYYVLAGVVLDPEQIAWATEAIPEIIERAFPIGPRPEEIHYGDLINHRKGTPYEAMPEQDRLRVSNAVFEFIDRLNPLLMGTVIHKAAHRGGQAERGNEADSPQSYAMRATVGRFDVHLAEADCYGTVEMDSAGFQHDSGLRLLIEEIRQNGTRMSRPASEKWINSRLTRIRNVRFVRSHDCAGVQLADFVAYATWSHFERRKSRRYLQISRLWRRHPGFVEPSVLPKNR; encoded by the coding sequence GTGCCAGACCTTACCCTATTCCTCGACGAGTCGGGCGGAAGGCCTTGGCCCAAGCCCTGGGGCAAGAACCCCGACCTGTACTATGTACTCGCGGGGGTCGTGCTTGACCCAGAGCAGATCGCCTGGGCGACGGAGGCCATTCCGGAGATCATCGAGCGCGCGTTCCCGATTGGACCTCGTCCTGAAGAAATCCACTATGGCGACCTGATCAACCATCGTAAAGGGACGCCCTATGAGGCGATGCCGGAGCAAGACCGGCTGAGGGTTTCGAACGCCGTCTTCGAGTTCATCGATAGGCTGAACCCTCTCCTAATGGGCACGGTCATCCACAAGGCAGCCCACCGAGGCGGGCAGGCGGAGCGAGGAAACGAGGCGGACTCCCCCCAGTCGTACGCGATGCGGGCTACAGTGGGGCGGTTTGACGTCCACCTCGCCGAGGCTGATTGCTACGGCACTGTGGAAATGGACAGCGCGGGGTTCCAGCATGATTCGGGTCTCCGGTTGCTCATCGAAGAGATTCGCCAGAACGGGACGCGGATGAGCAGGCCCGCGAGCGAGAAGTGGATCAACTCCAGGTTGACCCGCATACGGAACGTCAGGTTCGTTCGCAGCCACGACTGCGCGGGGGTGCAACTAGCCGACTTCGTTGCTTACGCAACGTGGTCGCATTTCGAACGGCGGAAGAGCCGCCGATACCTGCAGATTTCTCGGCTATGGCGACGACATCCGGGGTTCGTGGAGCCGAGCGTGCTCCCCAAGAATCGGTGA
- a CDS encoding helix-turn-helix domain-containing protein: MPALVELRIRGGPVPHWMQDLGTRWGAGVRLHVCRHADASPRRLLQLLEINATPATLPEITAFLRQRAGPEEISLTQLGSQRLLVRLVGPLPALCHTVFEMGAICMSCPFLPSAGVQEGEVREGEWRVLVHRVRDAHPLLASFTTPGSSPASLVRIGSFRGSLDLTPRQEVAVGTALVLGYYDYPRRAQLKDVAKSLGVSRATAMENLRRGMRKLASQRRSEVGIVRSRPTPSDRPRSASDQRDGEETHAVLRER; encoded by the coding sequence GTGCCGGCTCTCGTGGAGCTCCGGATCCGGGGCGGCCCCGTGCCTCACTGGATGCAGGACCTGGGCACGCGCTGGGGAGCCGGAGTCCGTCTCCACGTCTGCCGGCACGCCGATGCCTCACCTCGTCGCCTCCTGCAGCTTCTCGAGATCAACGCGACCCCCGCCACCCTCCCGGAGATCACGGCCTTCCTTCGCCAACGGGCCGGCCCCGAAGAAATCTCGCTCACGCAGCTCGGATCGCAACGACTCCTCGTCCGTCTTGTCGGACCGCTGCCGGCCCTCTGCCACACCGTCTTCGAGATGGGGGCCATCTGCATGAGCTGTCCCTTCCTGCCTTCGGCCGGCGTCCAGGAAGGGGAGGTACGCGAGGGGGAGTGGCGGGTGCTCGTTCATCGGGTTCGGGACGCCCATCCCCTCCTCGCCTCGTTCACCACGCCGGGCAGCTCGCCGGCCTCGCTGGTCCGCATCGGTTCCTTCCGAGGGTCCCTCGATCTGACGCCTCGCCAGGAAGTGGCCGTCGGAACGGCCCTCGTGCTAGGATACTACGACTATCCGCGCCGGGCCCAGCTGAAGGATGTCGCAAAGTCTCTCGGCGTCAGCCGCGCGACGGCCATGGAGAACCTGCGTCGTGGCATGCGCAAGCTCGCCTCCCAGCGTCGATCCGAGGTGGGGATCGTCCGAAGCCGCCCCACGCCCAGCGACCGTCCCCGGAGCGCGTCGGATCAGCGCGACGGCGAGGAGACGCACGCCGTGCTCAGGGAACGATGA
- a CDS encoding zinc-binding dehydrogenase gives MRAAVFHGSGRPLVVGEVPRPVPGPDDALVKVAACGFCHTDLHYLDHAVPTAKSPPLILGHEISGVVEELGTGSSVRSIGDRVLVPSVLPCRNCEYCRSGRGNICPYLQMPGNHIDGGFAEYVRVPARDLVPLPSDLNLASSAVIADALTTPYHAVVRRARVQSGDWVVVVGCGGVGINAVQFAAAVGASVIAVDLRAEKREAALRLGACEALDPREYPDLGREVRKRSGGGADVALEVVGTPETVSLALSTLRRGGRLCVVGYSDSVVPIPLNRLMFFEYEIVGSLGCRPVDYPRVIEMVRKGMVSLDAVVTATLPLDRIGEAAEDLRAGKGLRTLIVP, from the coding sequence ATGCGAGCGGCTGTCTTTCATGGCTCGGGACGTCCCCTCGTCGTCGGCGAAGTGCCTCGCCCGGTCCCGGGGCCGGACGACGCCCTCGTGAAGGTGGCGGCGTGCGGCTTCTGCCATACGGATCTCCATTACCTCGACCACGCCGTCCCGACGGCGAAGAGTCCTCCCCTCATTCTGGGACACGAGATCTCGGGCGTGGTCGAGGAACTGGGAACCGGGAGCTCCGTACGGTCCATCGGGGACCGGGTGCTGGTCCCTTCGGTCCTTCCATGCCGGAACTGTGAGTATTGTAGATCGGGGCGCGGGAACATCTGTCCGTACCTCCAGATGCCGGGTAACCACATCGACGGAGGGTTCGCGGAGTACGTACGAGTCCCAGCACGCGACCTCGTACCGTTGCCCTCCGACCTCAACCTCGCGTCGAGTGCGGTGATCGCCGATGCCCTGACGACGCCGTACCATGCGGTCGTCCGACGAGCGCGAGTGCAAAGTGGGGATTGGGTCGTGGTGGTCGGATGCGGCGGCGTCGGGATCAACGCTGTCCAGTTCGCGGCAGCGGTCGGTGCGAGCGTGATCGCCGTGGACCTTCGCGCGGAGAAGCGCGAAGCGGCTCTGCGCCTCGGGGCGTGCGAAGCGCTGGATCCCCGGGAGTACCCCGACCTCGGGCGCGAGGTGCGGAAGCGGTCCGGGGGGGGCGCGGACGTGGCGCTCGAGGTGGTCGGTACGCCCGAGACCGTAAGTCTGGCACTCTCCACGCTCCGGCGGGGAGGGCGGCTCTGTGTCGTGGGGTACAGCGATTCGGTCGTTCCGATCCCGCTCAACCGTCTGATGTTCTTCGAGTACGAGATCGTCGGCTCCCTCGGGTGCCGGCCCGTGGACTATCCGCGCGTCATCGAAATGGTGCGGAAGGGGATGGTGAGCCTCGACGCGGTCGTCACCGCTACCCTCCCGCTCGATCGGATCGGGGAGGCCGCCGAGGACCTCCGGGCCGGGAAAGGGTTGCGGACCCTCATCGTTCCCTGA
- a CDS encoding enoyl-CoA hydratase/isomerase family protein: MSAKPPGTVSVARVDGRATITWERGPANVFDTRLLEELNRVLHREEVTTAHVVVLRGGGKSWSGGLSVEDHLKPRVSAMFEAFRTTLTTLWNLPSPTIAQVHGRCLGGGMELLMACDLAIASEGATFGQPEIRLGVFAPFGAATYFHLLGSRSAAELLFLGTPFDAPRAAAAGIVNRVVSEEELDASVALTAQTLCSYRREALHLLKRVLRRSEVDPWPRLAYAERAYLDELMRTEGAEEGLQAFLEKRAPVWKDG; the protein is encoded by the coding sequence GTGAGCGCGAAACCTCCGGGCACCGTCTCCGTCGCGCGCGTCGATGGACGTGCGACGATCACCTGGGAGCGGGGACCGGCGAACGTGTTCGACACCCGACTCCTGGAGGAGCTCAACCGCGTGCTGCACCGCGAGGAGGTTACCACCGCCCATGTTGTCGTGCTGCGCGGCGGAGGCAAATCCTGGAGCGGTGGCCTCAGCGTCGAGGACCACCTCAAGCCCCGGGTCTCCGCCATGTTCGAAGCGTTCCGCACGACCCTCACGACCCTGTGGAACCTGCCCTCCCCGACGATCGCCCAGGTCCACGGAAGGTGCCTCGGTGGTGGCATGGAGCTGCTGATGGCCTGCGACCTCGCGATCGCCTCCGAGGGGGCGACGTTCGGCCAGCCCGAGATCCGGTTGGGGGTCTTTGCACCGTTCGGAGCCGCCACCTACTTTCATCTCCTTGGTTCTCGGTCCGCCGCCGAGCTCCTGTTCTTGGGAACGCCGTTCGATGCCCCGCGGGCGGCGGCCGCCGGGATCGTCAACCGCGTGGTTTCCGAGGAGGAGCTCGATGCCTCGGTGGCATTGACCGCCCAGACGCTCTGTAGCTACCGTCGCGAAGCTCTGCACCTGCTCAAACGGGTCCTCCGAAGGTCGGAGGTGGATCCGTGGCCCCGTCTGGCGTACGCCGAGCGCGCCTACCTCGACGAGCTCATGAGAACGGAGGGAGCGGAGGAAGGACTCCAAGCGTTCCTCGAAAAACGAGCCCCCGTTTGGAAGGACGGTTGA
- a CDS encoding 2-hydroxyacyl-CoA dehydratase, with the protein MPELLKIGSWAGDLPDGEAPPGIDISPDFREFTEAESVEKIVHLAQEVLADPTFPTVRAWRTAGGKAVGCFPVYTPQELVHSFAMMPVAIQGGGENLEISRADAALGSFLCSISKSTLEMALTGLLDPFDAFVFPYICDVSRNLDGIFTRVLPQRPSHMLHLPQNFTSPATIPFLVAEYRSLIEKLERVAGRPFSQEDLRASLEVFNEQRALVDRLVVLKRDAPWKVTLVEYYLLLRLGGLLPREVHIPLLRRAIAELEGRERKNKDAIRVIVLGPFCEQPTLELLQLIEDVGCYVVGEELQMLHRWCPRIEPGTDPLESLATSYVRTPVDIGVRSTPTTKAAAILARVDAAKAQGVLFLTAKFCEPALEDVVLYRRALEGRGIPYLHMEFEEKSTTYEQARLQLETFAESILFE; encoded by the coding sequence ATGCCCGAACTGCTCAAGATCGGGTCCTGGGCCGGGGACCTCCCGGACGGCGAGGCTCCCCCCGGGATCGATATCTCGCCGGATTTCCGGGAGTTCACGGAGGCGGAGTCCGTCGAAAAGATCGTCCACCTCGCCCAGGAGGTCCTCGCCGATCCGACGTTCCCTACCGTCCGGGCCTGGCGGACAGCGGGCGGCAAAGCCGTCGGGTGCTTTCCCGTCTACACGCCGCAGGAGCTCGTCCACTCCTTCGCGATGATGCCGGTCGCGATCCAGGGCGGCGGAGAAAACCTCGAGATCAGCCGCGCGGACGCAGCGCTCGGCTCCTTCCTCTGCTCGATCTCAAAATCGACGCTCGAGATGGCCCTCACCGGTCTCCTGGACCCGTTCGATGCGTTCGTCTTTCCGTACATTTGCGACGTCAGTCGCAACCTGGACGGGATCTTCACCCGAGTTCTCCCGCAGCGACCCTCGCACATGCTTCACCTGCCACAGAACTTCACCTCCCCGGCCACGATCCCGTTCCTGGTAGCGGAGTACCGCAGTCTCATCGAGAAGCTCGAACGCGTCGCCGGCCGCCCCTTCTCCCAAGAGGACCTGCGCGCGTCCCTTGAGGTATTCAACGAGCAACGCGCGCTCGTGGATCGACTCGTCGTGCTGAAGCGAGACGCGCCGTGGAAGGTCACCCTGGTCGAATACTACCTTCTGCTCCGGCTGGGAGGCCTTCTCCCCCGGGAGGTCCACATCCCGCTGCTCCGCCGGGCGATCGCCGAGCTCGAAGGAAGGGAGCGAAAGAACAAGGATGCGATCCGGGTGATCGTCCTCGGTCCGTTCTGCGAACAGCCGACCCTCGAGCTCCTGCAGCTCATCGAGGACGTCGGTTGCTACGTGGTCGGGGAAGAGCTCCAGATGCTGCACCGCTGGTGCCCGCGCATCGAGCCGGGAACCGATCCTCTCGAGAGCCTCGCTACGTCGTACGTCCGGACGCCCGTCGACATCGGGGTCCGGAGCACCCCGACCACCAAGGCGGCCGCCATCCTCGCACGGGTCGATGCTGCGAAGGCGCAGGGCGTGCTCTTCCTCACCGCCAAATTCTGCGAGCCCGCGCTCGAGGACGTGGTGCTCTACCGAAGGGCCCTCGAAGGGCGGGGCATCCCTTACCTGCACATGGAGTTCGAAGAGAAGTCGACCACCTACGAGCAAGCGCGTCTACAGCTTGAGACGTTCGCCGAGTCGATCCTCTTCGAGTGA
- a CDS encoding acyl-CoA dehydratase activase: MITGGLDLGAGVIKGVLLEDGRRILATASAPSRGIPVQTAHQVLDALGETANIAPDDIDYLCTTGFGRYSIPERNLQVSDFTSSARGAIFLFPKTRMVVDVGTQASRTMSISETGKVLKFKMNEKCAAGAGRFVERCSKYLQVPLEEMGPKALASERPKLISSVCAVLAETEIINNVAEGVPLSDILMGVFLSLAQRAHSLMRYVGIQPEVTLVGGLVRNVGMVKALHDTVGMDLNVAPDAYYAAALGSAVLGHSRLRKLATAPQGARG; this comes from the coding sequence GTGATCACCGGCGGCCTCGACCTCGGCGCGGGAGTCATCAAGGGTGTGCTGCTCGAAGACGGTCGACGCATCCTCGCGACCGCCTCGGCTCCGTCGCGGGGGATCCCGGTGCAGACCGCGCACCAAGTGCTGGACGCGTTGGGGGAGACGGCGAACATCGCTCCGGACGACATCGACTACCTCTGCACGACCGGCTTCGGCCGGTACTCGATCCCCGAGCGGAACCTGCAGGTCAGCGACTTCACCTCCTCGGCGCGCGGCGCCATCTTCCTCTTTCCCAAGACCCGGATGGTGGTCGATGTTGGAACGCAGGCCTCCCGGACCATGTCCATCTCCGAGACGGGAAAGGTCCTCAAGTTCAAGATGAACGAGAAGTGCGCCGCGGGAGCGGGCCGCTTCGTCGAGCGCTGCTCGAAGTATCTCCAGGTCCCTCTCGAGGAGATGGGCCCGAAGGCGCTCGCATCGGAACGCCCGAAGCTCATCTCGAGCGTCTGCGCGGTCCTCGCCGAGACGGAGATCATCAACAACGTCGCGGAAGGCGTGCCGCTCTCCGACATCCTGATGGGCGTCTTCCTCTCCCTCGCCCAGCGCGCGCACTCCCTCATGCGGTACGTGGGGATCCAGCCGGAGGTCACGCTCGTCGGAGGCCTCGTTCGCAACGTCGGGATGGTGAAGGCCCTCCACGACACGGTCGGAATGGACCTGAACGTGGCGCCCGATGCGTACTATGCCGCCGCTCTCGGCAGCGCGGTCCTCGGGCACTCCCGGCTCCGGAAGCTCGCCACGGCACCGCAGGGAGCGCGAGGATAG
- a CDS encoding acyl-CoA dehydratase activase, translating to MSAVVAGVDIGSTTAKCVVLGEDSRILGKSLSVVGVDIVKDAERALEAALADAHLSRSEVSFITGTGYGRYKVYFGQLVVTEISCHARGANFLFPGTRLVVDIGGQDTKAIRIDEKGEVVDFAMNDKCAAGTGRFLDVCANALGYDVGEIGPLSLQARRAVKVTSTCTVFAESEVTSYVSRGKDPKDILAGLHASIANRTLSLMQRVGVEPEITFTGGVSQNEGMVHALHRRLGVPVNVSPLSQYLGALGAALHGRERLSGGAA from the coding sequence ATGAGCGCGGTCGTCGCGGGGGTCGACATCGGCTCGACGACGGCGAAGTGCGTGGTCCTCGGAGAGGATTCTCGGATCCTCGGCAAGTCGCTGAGCGTCGTCGGCGTCGATATCGTGAAGGACGCGGAACGCGCCCTCGAAGCCGCCCTCGCCGACGCCCACCTCTCCCGGTCCGAAGTGTCGTTCATCACCGGCACCGGATACGGCCGGTACAAGGTCTACTTCGGCCAACTCGTCGTCACCGAGATCTCCTGCCACGCGCGAGGGGCCAACTTCCTGTTCCCCGGGACACGCCTCGTGGTCGATATCGGCGGCCAGGACACGAAGGCGATCCGGATCGACGAGAAGGGCGAGGTCGTCGACTTCGCGATGAACGACAAGTGCGCAGCCGGCACCGGGCGATTCCTAGACGTGTGTGCCAACGCGCTGGGGTACGATGTCGGCGAGATCGGGCCGCTCTCCCTCCAGGCCCGGCGCGCGGTGAAGGTCACGAGCACCTGCACGGTCTTCGCGGAATCGGAGGTCACGTCGTACGTATCGCGCGGCAAGGACCCAAAGGACATCCTCGCGGGGCTGCATGCGAGCATCGCGAACCGGACACTTTCCCTGATGCAGCGGGTCGGCGTAGAACCCGAGATCACGTTCACGGGCGGCGTCTCCCAGAACGAGGGCATGGTCCACGCTCTCCACCGCCGGCTCGGGGTCCCCGTCAACGTGAGCCCGCTCTCGCAGTACCTCGGAGCTTTGGGGGCGGCGCTCCACGGCCGCGAACGGCTCTCGGGAGGTGCGGCGTGA
- a CDS encoding 2-hydroxyacyl-CoA dehydratase family protein produces the protein MSEVVSAPAVPGGVSRSFLRDARGLQRKLVEEYYGELASVDQPRRPVAYMLVGGNLTEILRSFGYDVVFPEIVALNCAIKHQSLENILHAESLGYGLDVCGYVKNDLGLQDLGGKTSFGQIPRPDLLVCSFSGCYVYVKWWEALAESYGAPLFMFDVPYMREEKPRKEDIAYLVSQLWELVHLLEKRTGRAFDMDELKRVLAESRRAEDGWVEFLRAGRLRPSPIEAYFESIFYMFPINVLRGTPGAADFYDVVNEEVRARVRDRNYPLPEEKVRVLVEGVPPYTNYRTFWDFFRKWGAVSVVATYPKVGGLFDRGFRHDPSRPFESIAEYSLGAYVNQSWPLRRKIIADYVKEYQADAVIIHGIKSCRSFTAGQGDLRDWLIHDQGVPTLYIESDHQDPRYFAPAQIKNRMDAFFESLEQRRAVAAAAGAAPG, from the coding sequence GTGTCGGAAGTCGTCTCGGCACCGGCGGTTCCCGGGGGAGTCTCGCGCTCCTTCCTTCGCGATGCCCGCGGCCTCCAGCGCAAGCTCGTGGAGGAGTACTACGGCGAGCTCGCGTCGGTCGACCAACCACGTCGACCCGTGGCGTACATGCTGGTCGGCGGGAACCTCACAGAGATCCTCCGTTCGTTCGGCTACGACGTCGTCTTTCCGGAGATCGTCGCGCTCAACTGCGCGATCAAGCACCAGTCGCTCGAGAACATCCTGCACGCTGAGTCGCTCGGGTACGGGCTCGATGTCTGCGGCTACGTGAAGAACGACCTCGGGCTCCAAGACCTCGGTGGGAAGACCTCGTTCGGCCAGATCCCACGCCCCGACCTGCTGGTCTGCAGCTTCTCGGGCTGCTATGTGTACGTGAAGTGGTGGGAGGCGCTCGCAGAGTCGTACGGCGCCCCGCTGTTCATGTTCGACGTGCCGTACATGCGGGAGGAGAAGCCCCGCAAGGAGGACATCGCCTACCTGGTGAGCCAGCTTTGGGAGCTCGTCCACCTCCTGGAGAAACGCACCGGGCGTGCGTTCGACATGGACGAGCTCAAGCGGGTTCTGGCCGAATCCCGCCGTGCCGAGGATGGGTGGGTAGAATTCCTCCGCGCCGGCCGGCTCCGCCCGTCTCCGATTGAGGCCTATTTCGAGTCGATCTTCTACATGTTCCCGATCAATGTGCTCCGGGGAACGCCCGGGGCCGCGGACTTCTACGACGTGGTGAACGAGGAGGTTCGAGCCCGGGTGCGGGACAGGAACTATCCTCTGCCGGAGGAGAAGGTCCGCGTCCTCGTCGAGGGAGTTCCACCGTACACCAACTATCGGACGTTCTGGGACTTCTTCCGGAAGTGGGGCGCGGTATCGGTCGTCGCGACCTACCCGAAGGTCGGGGGGCTCTTCGACCGCGGCTTCCGGCACGACCCGTCCCGGCCGTTCGAGAGCATCGCGGAGTACAGCCTCGGCGCCTACGTGAATCAATCCTGGCCGTTGCGCCGGAAGATCATCGCCGACTACGTGAAGGAGTACCAGGCGGACGCCGTCATCATCCACGGTATCAAGTCGTGCCGTTCGTTCACGGCCGGCCAGGGCGACCTGAGGGACTGGTTGATCCACGACCAGGGGGTGCCCACCCTCTACATCGAGTCCGACCACCAGGACCCCCGATACTTCGCGCCCGCCCAGATCAAGAACCGCATGGACGCCTTCTTCGAATCCCTCGAGCAGCGCCGGGCCGTGGCGGCCGCGGCGGGGGCCGCCCCCGGATGA
- a CDS encoding enoyl-CoA hydratase-related protein translates to MSEPDVLAPMAPEEIDFRDLLYEKRDGIARITLNRPHAYNAYATGTLRELCRAVEDASVDDAIGVIVLTGVGSAAFCTGGDVREYAERYTQRPRDYWKYMGLFEGAVEALLRCGKPTIARLNGITVGGGNELHLACDLSVAASHVYLGQVGVGVGSVACGGATQWLPLVVGDRRARTMLFLNERIPARKALDWGLVSEVAPSVRRGTELVEEPTNEQIDLARKGLEGYQIDLAPLDASVDRLCHRLLGMFPECLRYTKQQVNFWKELSWHSTVGHGREWLSLHFTDREPHEGMNAFVEKRPPDVAGLRRRLAEGKGAEFLFGRPVRRCPACGAKGLPEDFEFCGRCGSAILSPTAPGE, encoded by the coding sequence GTGAGCGAACCCGACGTCCTCGCGCCGATGGCACCGGAGGAAATCGACTTCCGGGACCTGCTCTACGAGAAGCGCGATGGGATCGCACGCATCACGCTCAATCGCCCCCACGCCTACAACGCCTACGCGACCGGCACGCTTCGCGAGCTTTGCCGCGCGGTCGAAGACGCATCGGTCGATGATGCGATCGGCGTGATCGTTCTCACGGGCGTGGGATCCGCGGCCTTCTGCACCGGCGGCGACGTCCGCGAGTATGCCGAACGGTACACCCAACGCCCCCGGGACTACTGGAAGTACATGGGCCTCTTCGAGGGGGCGGTCGAGGCCCTGCTGCGGTGCGGGAAGCCGACGATCGCAAGGCTCAACGGGATCACCGTGGGCGGCGGAAACGAGCTCCATCTCGCCTGCGACCTGTCGGTCGCAGCGTCCCACGTGTATCTCGGGCAGGTGGGCGTGGGCGTCGGCTCGGTGGCCTGCGGTGGCGCTACTCAGTGGCTCCCTCTCGTGGTGGGGGACCGCCGGGCGCGCACCATGCTGTTTCTCAATGAACGGATCCCGGCCCGCAAAGCCCTGGACTGGGGCCTCGTTAGCGAGGTCGCCCCATCGGTACGACGAGGAACGGAACTCGTCGAAGAACCCACGAATGAGCAGATCGACCTCGCGCGCAAGGGGTTGGAAGGCTACCAGATCGACCTCGCGCCGCTGGACGCGTCGGTCGATCGACTCTGCCATCGCCTGCTGGGAATGTTCCCGGAATGCCTTCGGTACACCAAACAACAGGTGAACTTCTGGAAGGAGCTGTCCTGGCACAGCACGGTCGGTCACGGCCGCGAATGGCTCTCCCTCCACTTCACCGATCGGGAACCCCACGAGGGAATGAATGCGTTCGTCGAGAAACGGCCTCCCGACGTGGCGGGACTTCGTCGTCGTCTCGCAGAAGGAAAGGGGGCCGAGTTCCTCTTCGGTCGCCCCGTGCGACGCTGCCCGGCCTGCGGGGCCAAAGGACTCCCCGAGGACTTCGAATTCTGCGGACGGTGCGGATCCGCCATCCTCTCGCCGACCGCGCCCGGGGAGTGA
- a CDS encoding hemerythrin domain-containing protein, producing the protein MATDYDPIAVLMEEHQSFLRRLGEVRTDLQRLFQEGRGRRGVATSMSTFADFLAKDVDGFHGRKEEEGLFPILVRHIGSEGGPVGVMLEEHELLRRHQKTIARNVPKLETDLEAVEAWTAVSAATDSVDHLLALHIEKEDQVLFPMARAVLSPAEMSEVAQICQEIEVQLGVGPGKGRPAPRDLR; encoded by the coding sequence ATGGCGACCGACTACGACCCCATCGCGGTCTTGATGGAGGAACACCAGAGCTTCCTCCGGCGCCTCGGGGAGGTCCGGACCGATCTTCAACGACTCTTTCAGGAAGGGCGGGGACGCAGGGGCGTGGCGACCTCGATGTCCACATTCGCCGATTTCCTCGCGAAGGATGTGGACGGATTCCACGGGCGAAAGGAAGAGGAGGGACTCTTCCCGATCCTCGTCCGCCACATCGGGAGCGAGGGCGGCCCGGTGGGGGTGATGCTCGAGGAGCACGAACTCCTACGCCGCCATCAGAAGACCATCGCGCGCAACGTTCCCAAGCTCGAGACCGACCTCGAGGCCGTGGAAGCATGGACCGCGGTCTCCGCCGCCACCGACTCGGTCGACCACCTCTTGGCGCTTCACATCGAGAAGGAGGATCAGGTCCTCTTCCCGATGGCCCGGGCCGTTCTCTCTCCGGCCGAGATGTCCGAAGTAGCCCAGATCTGCCAGGAGATCGAAGTTCAGCTCGGGGTCGGCCCCGGGAAAGGGCGGCCCGCGCCCAGGGATCTCCGCTGA